Proteins encoded within one genomic window of Eleutherodactylus coqui strain aEleCoq1 chromosome 1, aEleCoq1.hap1, whole genome shotgun sequence:
- the LOC136591285 gene encoding ecto-ADP-ribosyltransferase 5-like isoform X2, whose amino-acid sequence MYEDSFDDQYIGCVDEMESIAPELLRKERAQRPDLDAAWNVNSAAWEEKKSLAGLLPDNFRDEYGIALLLYTYMDVPMYKDFNYAVREYGQHPDSFMFHSWHFYLTRALCLLQAGYDRKPWSTYRGASRVQFEPPSDPQATIRLGQFASTSTNIRQAQQFGNASFFNITTCFGVDIEKFSHYPSQKEVLIPTGEVFHVTKYIKEGNRLVLQTTNRRCSYYNCAYLGGSKRQSCTYNSAPAILTPLLVMMSIVVISATRFLIS is encoded by the exons ATGTACGAGGATTCATTTGACGATCAGTACATTGGATGTGTGGATGAAATGGAGTCAATCGCTCCCGAGTTACTGAGGAAGGAGCGGGCGCAGAGACCAGACCTGGACGCGGCGTGGAACGTCAACTCTGCAGCATGGGAAGAGAAGAAGTCTTTGGCCGGACTCCTTCCCGATAATTTCAGGGATGAATATGGGATAGCGTTATTATTATATACCTATAtggatgtccccatgtacaaagACTTCAACTATGCCGTCCGGGAATATGGACAACATCCCGACTCCTTCATGTTCCACTCATGGCATTTCTATCTTACCAGAGCTCTGTGTTTGCTCCAAGCCGGCTATGATAGGAAACCATGGTCCACATACAGAGGAGCCAGTAGGGTCCAGTTTGAGCCGCCGTCCGACCCTCAGGCCACCATAAGACTGGGCCAGTTTGCTTCCACCTCCACCAACATCAGGCAGGCACAGCAATTTGGCAACGCATCGTTCTTCAATATCACCACGTGCTTCGGGGTGGACATAGAGAAGTTCTCCCACTACCCATCCCAGAAGGAGGTGCTCATACCCACTGGTGAAGTGTTCCATGTCACTAAGTACATTAAGGAGGGGAACAGGCTTGTTCTGCAGACCACCAATAGGAGATGTAGTTACTACAACTGTGCCTACCTGGGGG GTAGCAAACGGCAAAGCTGCACCTATAACTCAG CTCCAGCCATACTAACGCCCCTGCTGGTGATGATGAGTATTGTAGTCATCTCAGCTACAAGGTTTCTGATCAGCTGA
- the LOC136591285 gene encoding ecto-ADP-ribosyltransferase 5-like isoform X1 produces MTGRLFWLVFLLAQQVFCLRVQLEMYEDSFDDQYIGCVDEMESIAPELLRKERAQRPDLDAAWNVNSAAWEEKKSLAGLLPDNFRDEYGIALLLYTYMDVPMYKDFNYAVREYGQHPDSFMFHSWHFYLTRALCLLQAGYDRKPWSTYRGASRVQFEPPSDPQATIRLGQFASTSTNIRQAQQFGNASFFNITTCFGVDIEKFSHYPSQKEVLIPTGEVFHVTKYIKEGNRLVLQTTNRRCSYYNCAYLGGSKRQSCTYNSAPAILTPLLVMMSIVVISATRFLIS; encoded by the exons GTCTTCTGCCTCCGTGTGCAGCTGGAGATGTACGAGGATTCATTTGACGATCAGTACATTGGATGTGTGGATGAAATGGAGTCAATCGCTCCCGAGTTACTGAGGAAGGAGCGGGCGCAGAGACCAGACCTGGACGCGGCGTGGAACGTCAACTCTGCAGCATGGGAAGAGAAGAAGTCTTTGGCCGGACTCCTTCCCGATAATTTCAGGGATGAATATGGGATAGCGTTATTATTATATACCTATAtggatgtccccatgtacaaagACTTCAACTATGCCGTCCGGGAATATGGACAACATCCCGACTCCTTCATGTTCCACTCATGGCATTTCTATCTTACCAGAGCTCTGTGTTTGCTCCAAGCCGGCTATGATAGGAAACCATGGTCCACATACAGAGGAGCCAGTAGGGTCCAGTTTGAGCCGCCGTCCGACCCTCAGGCCACCATAAGACTGGGCCAGTTTGCTTCCACCTCCACCAACATCAGGCAGGCACAGCAATTTGGCAACGCATCGTTCTTCAATATCACCACGTGCTTCGGGGTGGACATAGAGAAGTTCTCCCACTACCCATCCCAGAAGGAGGTGCTCATACCCACTGGTGAAGTGTTCCATGTCACTAAGTACATTAAGGAGGGGAACAGGCTTGTTCTGCAGACCACCAATAGGAGATGTAGTTACTACAACTGTGCCTACCTGGGGG GTAGCAAACGGCAAAGCTGCACCTATAACTCAG CTCCAGCCATACTAACGCCCCTGCTGGTGATGATGAGTATTGTAGTCATCTCAGCTACAAGGTTTCTGATCAGCTGA